In Desulfobacterales bacterium, the following are encoded in one genomic region:
- a CDS encoding ubiquinol-cytochrome c reductase iron-sulfur subunit, which yields MNTDNNDHSKISRRGFLQTTVLTSGAAVLVGIPVISYIVAPAMKKATGKWVGFGPAAELQQNTYNMLSYEFMVKDGWQVLPQRGFVWATKNDSGQVKVFSSTCTHLACNVIWREDAQVFECPCHSGRFDASGRPIAGPPTKPLVSLENKIEDGNLLVYLSF from the coding sequence ATGAATACCGACAACAATGACCATTCGAAAATAAGCCGCCGGGGATTTTTGCAGACAACGGTCTTGACCAGTGGCGCGGCGGTTCTGGTGGGGATACCCGTGATCTCATATATTGTCGCGCCGGCGATGAAGAAGGCCACGGGCAAATGGGTCGGATTCGGGCCTGCGGCGGAATTACAACAGAACACCTACAACATGCTCTCTTATGAATTTATGGTGAAAGACGGCTGGCAGGTGTTGCCGCAGCGCGGTTTTGTCTGGGCCACCAAAAACGATAGCGGCCAGGTTAAGGTATTTTCCTCCACCTGCACCCATTTGGCCTGCAACGTTATCTGGCGGGAGGATGCACAGGTATTCGAATGCCCGTGTCATTCCGGCCGGTTCGATGCGTCCGGCCGCCCCATCGCCGGACCGCCCACAAAGCCGTTGGTATCTTTGGAAAACAAAATTGAGGATGGAAACTTGTTGGTATATCTGAGCTTTTAA